One Lacipirellulaceae bacterium DNA window includes the following coding sequences:
- a CDS encoding sugar phosphate isomerase/epimerase family protein: MFDDPQFSRRGVLATGAAALAGFALPTQAQESVAVSQSADEPLFKISLAEWSLHNAFGRDGKDNLRFPWIAKKLCGIDAIEYVTAFFKNQAEDKKYLTELKVRCDDLGVKSLLIMVDGEGHLGDPNEAKRAKAVDNHKKWVEAAKFLGCHSIRVNAHSSGSRQEQMKLAADGLRSLTEWAAPHEINVIVENHGGLSSDGDWLSGVMKLVDLPGCGTLPDFGNFRIQGDQWYDRYKGVTQLMPFAKAVSAKSHEFDAEGNETKSDYYKLMKIVLDAGYRGYVGIEWEGGKPSEIEGIMLTKHLLEKVREKLSA, encoded by the coding sequence ATGTTCGACGATCCGCAATTCTCTCGCCGCGGGGTACTCGCCACCGGTGCTGCCGCCCTCGCGGGATTTGCTTTACCTACCCAAGCTCAGGAGTCAGTAGCCGTGTCGCAGTCCGCCGATGAACCACTTTTCAAGATTTCCCTCGCTGAGTGGTCTCTGCACAATGCCTTTGGCCGAGACGGCAAAGACAACCTGAGGTTCCCCTGGATCGCAAAGAAGCTCTGCGGCATCGATGCGATTGAGTACGTGACGGCCTTCTTCAAGAATCAGGCTGAAGACAAGAAGTATCTGACTGAATTGAAGGTCCGCTGCGACGACCTGGGCGTGAAAAGCCTGTTGATTATGGTCGACGGGGAAGGGCACCTGGGCGACCCCAACGAGGCAAAGCGAGCCAAAGCGGTCGACAATCACAAAAAATGGGTCGAGGCAGCGAAGTTCCTCGGTTGCCATTCGATTCGCGTGAACGCCCATTCCAGCGGGTCGCGACAGGAACAGATGAAATTGGCCGCTGACGGTTTGCGAAGCTTGACCGAATGGGCCGCACCACATGAGATCAACGTCATCGTCGAGAATCACGGTGGCCTCTCCAGCGATGGGGATTGGCTCTCCGGCGTCATGAAACTCGTCGATCTGCCAGGCTGCGGCACACTGCCCGATTTCGGCAATTTTCGCATCCAGGGCGACCAATGGTACGACCGCTATAAGGGGGTTACCCAGCTTATGCCGTTCGCCAAGGCTGTGAGCGCCAAATCCCACGAATTCGACGCCGAGGGGAACGAGACAAAGTCAGACTACTACAAGCTGATGAAGATCGTCCTCGACGCTGGCTACCGGGGCTACGTTGGCATCGAGTGGGAAGGCGGCAAACCGAGCGAAATCGAAGGCATCATGCTGACCAAGCACTTGCTTGAGAAGGTCCGCGAAAAACTGTCGGCCTAA
- a CDS encoding HD domain-containing phosphohydrolase — protein sequence MALAPPTISPTDEFVSVPNCILRALDTICVDLFLQHDVMEPPVLYRDAGYPLSRDRANGLADECHDALFVRSRDYMEFSKAFVNSLEDCLELDRLPATERYELLQCAVSLEIEQSLCMMNSNTYVAQTQSIGRQIARLVNENQVLPADLFDIVRHDHHTFVHVTNVAGYVTLLAKELGISDPNELEQLAIGGLLHDLGKRHIPRSILNKTEPLTPDEWDTIQEHPQRGYEELCQREDLVDGQLMMTYQHHEHLNGQGYPVGIMGDEIHPWAKMLAVVDVFDALTGNRPYRNPMSCNETLDFLSSKAGAQFDQEYVKCWSSAMQQR from the coding sequence ATGGCCCTAGCCCCACCAACAATTTCTCCGACGGATGAGTTCGTCAGCGTCCCGAATTGCATCTTGCGGGCGCTCGATACGATCTGTGTTGATCTCTTTCTGCAGCACGACGTCATGGAACCGCCCGTGCTGTATCGAGATGCTGGATACCCACTGTCCCGAGATCGTGCCAATGGCCTCGCCGACGAATGTCACGACGCGCTGTTCGTTCGCAGCCGCGACTACATGGAGTTCAGCAAAGCGTTTGTCAATTCCCTGGAAGACTGCCTTGAGCTTGACAGGCTGCCAGCTACCGAGCGATACGAGTTGTTGCAATGTGCTGTGTCGCTGGAAATTGAGCAGTCGCTCTGCATGATGAACAGCAACACGTATGTGGCGCAGACCCAATCAATTGGTCGCCAGATTGCACGCTTGGTGAATGAGAATCAGGTGTTGCCAGCAGATCTGTTCGACATTGTTCGGCATGATCATCACACCTTCGTTCATGTCACTAATGTTGCGGGCTATGTTACCCTACTTGCTAAGGAATTAGGGATTAGCGACCCCAATGAGTTAGAGCAGCTGGCTATCGGCGGACTCTTGCATGACCTGGGCAAACGCCATATTCCTCGCTCGATTCTCAATAAGACTGAGCCACTCACACCAGATGAATGGGACACCATTCAAGAGCACCCACAACGGGGGTACGAAGAGCTGTGCCAACGCGAGGATTTAGTTGATGGCCAACTCATGATGACTTACCAACACCATGAACATCTCAATGGCCAAGGCTATCCCGTGGGAATCATGGGGGATGAAATTCATCCGTGGGCCAAGATGCTGGCCGTCGTTGATGTGTTTGATGCACTGACCGGCAACCGACCTTACCGCAACCCGATGAGTTGTAACGAAACACTTGATTTTCTTAGTAGCAAAGCAGGGGCACAATTTGACCAGGAGTACGTAAAGTGCTGGAGCTCAGCGATGCAACAGAGATAA
- a CDS encoding DUF1571 domain-containing protein: MKYLFPTVNYSRLATLLATPALLAAAALSVHAQSTPNLTEPIYRVANEQAIQDQHIQLVANEEPAAKVASRIVPATTTSAGLNLDPIPGQHPLMPSLRLAQQSLADIDQNIKDYSAIMYKQERIDGELLDQEVAFVKVRHQPFGVYMFFLSKQNKGREVVYSQNPDGSIGKLNARDCGFKKRLGVFSLDPNGKLAMSGQKYPITKLGIRELTNELITVASNDVKYGECDVRTAQTAVGPKGNKRPVTLIEVTHPVPRPKTFRFHKAQVYIDNELKIPIRYAAYLWPEKPGEQPPLEEAYTYVNLKINNGFTDLDFSKDNPDYFKP, encoded by the coding sequence ATGAAGTATCTTTTCCCTACCGTCAATTATTCGCGTTTGGCAACACTCCTAGCGACACCTGCCCTGCTCGCAGCCGCAGCCTTGAGCGTTCACGCCCAATCGACTCCTAATCTGACGGAACCGATCTACCGGGTTGCCAATGAGCAAGCCATTCAGGATCAGCACATTCAGCTCGTCGCCAACGAAGAGCCTGCAGCGAAAGTTGCCTCGCGGATCGTCCCGGCGACAACCACGTCGGCAGGGTTGAATCTTGACCCAATCCCCGGCCAGCATCCTTTGATGCCTTCGTTGCGTCTCGCGCAGCAAAGCCTGGCGGACATCGACCAGAACATCAAAGACTACTCGGCGATCATGTACAAGCAGGAACGCATCGATGGCGAGTTATTAGATCAGGAAGTCGCTTTCGTGAAGGTCCGCCATCAACCGTTCGGCGTCTACATGTTCTTCCTTTCCAAGCAGAACAAAGGCCGCGAGGTGGTTTACAGCCAGAACCCCGATGGCTCGATCGGCAAGTTAAACGCTCGCGATTGCGGCTTCAAGAAACGCTTGGGAGTCTTCTCACTCGACCCCAATGGCAAGCTCGCCATGAGCGGCCAGAAGTACCCGATCACCAAGCTCGGCATCCGTGAGCTGACTAATGAGTTGATCACCGTCGCCAGCAACGACGTTAAGTACGGCGAGTGCGACGTCCGCACCGCCCAAACCGCCGTTGGCCCCAAGGGCAACAAACGCCCTGTGACGTTGATCGAAGTCACCCACCCCGTGCCCCGCCCGAAGACTTTCCGCTTCCATAAAGCACAGGTCTACATCGACAACGAACTAAAGATCCCCATCCGCTACGCCGCGTACCTGTGGCCCGAGAAGCCAGGCGAACAACCCCCGCTGGAAGAGGCTTACACGTACGTGAACCTGAAGATCAACAACGGCTTCACCGACCTCGACTTCAGCAAAGACAACCCGGACTACTTTAAGCCGTAG
- a CDS encoding MBL fold metallo-hydrolase, protein MAENTSTQQEASNPDSNNLGASNDQSPLKFLVVTSQLFEENCYIVHREASTACVVVDPGLEPDRIITVIEEAGLEPEAILLTHGHADHIAGNAGLLERWPGLPLIVGKGDATKLLDPVTNLSEGFGLGFTSPPATGTVREGDTLSYAGIAFEVLDTPGHSSGHVVFVARDSQQVLILGGDVLFAGSVGRTDFPDSDPAALFYSIREKLYKLPDEALVLPGHGPTTTIGREKRTNPFVGAVE, encoded by the coding sequence ATGGCCGAGAATACTTCGACTCAACAAGAAGCTAGCAACCCAGACTCTAACAACTTAGGGGCTTCAAACGACCAGTCGCCTCTGAAGTTTCTCGTGGTGACTTCACAGCTGTTCGAAGAGAACTGCTACATCGTCCACCGCGAAGCTAGCACAGCTTGCGTGGTAGTGGATCCTGGGCTGGAGCCAGACCGCATCATCACAGTCATCGAAGAGGCGGGGCTGGAGCCGGAGGCGATTCTGCTCACGCACGGCCACGCAGATCACATCGCTGGTAATGCCGGTTTGCTCGAGCGTTGGCCCGGTCTGCCGTTGATCGTTGGCAAAGGGGACGCGACGAAGTTGCTCGACCCAGTAACGAATCTTTCGGAAGGATTCGGCCTCGGCTTCACCAGCCCTCCAGCAACGGGAACGGTCCGCGAAGGTGATACGCTCAGCTATGCAGGCATAGCTTTTGAAGTGCTCGATACACCGGGGCATAGCAGCGGGCACGTCGTGTTCGTTGCGAGGGATTCCCAGCAAGTGCTGATTCTCGGTGGCGATGTGCTGTTCGCAGGAAGCGTCGGACGGACTGACTTCCCCGACAGCGACCCGGCGGCGCTGTTTTATTCGATTCGCGAGAAGCTCTACAAGCTTCCCGACGAAGCGTTAGTTCTTCCAGGCCATGGACCCACAACAACAATTGGTCGCGAGAAGCGAACCAATCCGTTCGTTGGTGCAGTAGAGTGA
- a CDS encoding ATP-binding protein has product MASLFVIQGRDQGTRFQLEDPVYTIGRTHSNGVRLHDTEVSREHAELSISGNSYRLKDLGSSNGTFVNGRLITEHELASGDQLQLGRSLLLFTGAMEANPSDLADQIDIIPRVDDDGSRIVASLSQAGSESDWLRPSTGEPSNPWLANARNNLQIMYRTALAVSHTMDIDQLLNRIMEMIFDWVDADRGCIMLKNLETGKLAPKVRRQRRGVRDTDKLTISKTILDYVVDHNEGVLTSNARDDERWDPAQSIVSQGVREAICVPMQGRYDMVGVIYIDTSVSPQRMLLNQGKGPQFTEEHLRLMVAIAHQAALAIEDTSYYKALVQAERLAAVGQTIASLSHHIKNILQGVRGGSYLIELGLQDHDKASDTQAGSEDSKKAVDTIRKGWSIVERNQDRISTLVLDMLTFSKERKPEPQPSSLNEIVADVLELMTSRAKELDVKLDWHPYKGMPTLMFDPEGLHRAALNIVTNAIDACDETEYGTVSVETRYSEEESTAELIVTDNGGGIDPEELENIFTVFVSHKGGRGTGLGLPVSQKILREHGGDILVESEKGKGSKFTLRFPANPAQPEQAAPPRVTESIEPEDLVSDSSSVH; this is encoded by the coding sequence GTGGCTTCGCTGTTTGTCATTCAAGGGCGTGATCAAGGTACGCGTTTCCAGCTTGAGGACCCGGTCTACACGATCGGGCGTACGCACTCCAACGGCGTTCGACTTCACGACACCGAAGTTTCCCGCGAGCACGCGGAGCTCTCCATCAGTGGAAACAGTTACCGGCTGAAGGATCTTGGAAGCTCCAACGGCACCTTTGTGAACGGGCGGCTGATCACCGAGCATGAGTTAGCCAGTGGCGATCAATTGCAACTTGGTCGTTCGTTGCTCTTGTTCACTGGCGCGATGGAAGCAAACCCATCGGACCTCGCCGACCAGATCGATATTATTCCGCGTGTGGATGACGATGGATCACGGATTGTCGCCTCACTGAGTCAAGCCGGCAGTGAAAGCGACTGGCTTCGTCCCAGCACTGGCGAACCCTCGAATCCCTGGCTCGCCAACGCCAGGAACAATTTGCAAATCATGTATCGTACGGCTCTAGCAGTTAGCCATACGATGGACATCGACCAGTTGCTCAATCGCATCATGGAAATGATTTTCGATTGGGTCGATGCCGACCGCGGTTGCATCATGTTGAAGAACCTAGAGACGGGCAAGCTCGCTCCCAAGGTTCGCCGCCAACGTCGTGGCGTGCGCGATACGGATAAGCTCACGATCAGCAAGACGATTCTCGATTACGTCGTCGATCACAACGAGGGCGTGCTCACGAGCAATGCCCGCGATGACGAACGTTGGGATCCGGCCCAAAGCATCGTCAGCCAAGGCGTTCGCGAAGCGATCTGCGTCCCCATGCAAGGCCGCTACGACATGGTTGGCGTTATTTATATTGACACTTCAGTATCGCCTCAGCGAATGCTGCTTAACCAAGGTAAGGGACCACAATTTACCGAAGAGCATCTCCGACTAATGGTGGCCATTGCTCATCAAGCGGCGCTCGCGATTGAAGACACCTCCTACTACAAAGCGCTTGTCCAGGCAGAACGCCTTGCCGCGGTCGGTCAAACAATCGCTTCACTCTCGCACCACATTAAGAACATCTTGCAAGGTGTTCGAGGCGGCAGCTACCTCATCGAACTTGGTCTGCAAGATCATGACAAAGCGAGCGACACGCAGGCTGGTAGCGAAGACTCGAAGAAAGCCGTCGACACGATTCGCAAGGGCTGGTCAATCGTTGAGCGGAACCAAGATCGCATTTCGACTCTAGTCCTGGACATGCTGACCTTCAGCAAGGAACGCAAACCAGAGCCACAGCCCAGTAGCCTGAACGAGATTGTTGCCGATGTTTTGGAACTGATGACATCACGAGCAAAGGAACTCGACGTGAAGCTCGATTGGCACCCGTATAAGGGAATGCCAACTCTAATGTTCGACCCCGAAGGCCTCCATCGGGCGGCTCTCAATATCGTGACCAACGCCATCGACGCCTGTGATGAAACCGAGTACGGCACTGTCAGCGTAGAGACACGTTACTCTGAGGAGGAAAGCACTGCTGAATTGATCGTGACTGACAACGGTGGTGGGATCGACCCCGAGGAGTTAGAGAATATCTTCACCGTCTTTGTCTCGCACAAAGGGGGCCGCGGCACCGGTCTCGGTCTGCCCGTGAGCCAAAAAATCCTCCGCGAACATGGCGGCGACATTCTTGTCGAAAGCGAAAAAGGTAAGGGCAGCAAGTTCACGCTAAGGTTCCCCGCGAATCCCGCTCAACCCGAACAAGCCGCGCCCCCACGCGTCACGGAGTCGATCGAGCCCGAGGATTTAGTCAGCGACTCGTCCTCAGTGCACTGA
- a CDS encoding OmpH family outer membrane protein — protein MRTLLLSTLVCGLVASQVSTAVAQNPAGAKAKQFGVAVVDVSYVFKEYPRFTQAMDGMKKQMEAAEADLKVERQKIQQQEEQRNEAKVGSETFKRLDEALARSKADFNIKAGGIRRDFLEREAKVYYDTYLEVNNAVKSYAEANSIGLVLRWNGNQVDPTKRDDVLRAISQPIVHQNYIDITPDILGVLQQSSGVASRRGTTR, from the coding sequence GTGAGAACGCTTTTGCTCTCTACCCTCGTATGCGGCCTGGTCGCTTCCCAAGTTTCCACCGCGGTCGCTCAGAACCCAGCCGGCGCCAAAGCAAAGCAGTTCGGCGTGGCAGTTGTTGACGTGAGCTACGTCTTCAAAGAATATCCTCGCTTCACCCAAGCGATGGATGGCATGAAAAAGCAAATGGAAGCGGCTGAGGCTGACCTGAAGGTCGAACGCCAGAAGATTCAGCAGCAGGAAGAACAACGCAACGAAGCCAAAGTCGGCAGCGAAACTTTCAAGCGGCTTGATGAAGCATTGGCTCGCTCCAAAGCGGACTTCAACATCAAAGCCGGCGGTATCCGTCGCGACTTCCTCGAACGCGAAGCGAAGGTCTACTACGATACTTACTTGGAAGTAAACAACGCTGTAAAGTCTTACGCCGAGGCGAACAGCATTGGCTTGGTCTTGCGTTGGAACGGCAACCAAGTTGATCCTACCAAGCGAGACGATGTCTTGCGGGCGATCAGCCAGCCGATTGTGCATCAGAACTACATCGACATCACCCCAGACATCTTGGGTGTGCTTCAGCAGAGCAGCGGAGTTGCCTCGCGTCGCGGGACCACTCGCTAG
- the lpxC gene encoding UDP-3-O-acyl-N-acetylglucosamine deacetylase, whose translation MIAARCQNTIARPVVVSGFGYWSGEDIDVEFRPAPQNCGLNFLRRDIGPHARIPVRPDLRVEVPRRTNLEWGEVRVEMVEHVLAALAGLQIDNCEIWVDAAEMPGCDGSALPFVESLQSAGIVAQPMPARQLNVTESVRVTDGDSWIEAHPSAEGEFSIEFQLDYPHNPRIGRQSVHSVVTPESFQYELAPCRTFITESDAAQLTSQGMGTRVRTSDLLVFNEHGPIDNPLRFANECARHKALDVLGDLALTGCDITGNIVAYRSGHRLNAALAKLLLERFASSKPEIRISA comes from the coding sequence ATGATTGCAGCGCGTTGTCAAAATACGATCGCCCGACCCGTGGTTGTTTCCGGGTTTGGATATTGGAGCGGAGAAGACATTGATGTCGAGTTCCGGCCTGCTCCTCAGAATTGCGGCCTCAACTTTTTACGGCGCGACATAGGCCCACACGCGCGAATCCCCGTGCGTCCTGACTTGCGGGTTGAAGTGCCGCGGCGGACAAATCTCGAATGGGGAGAGGTTCGCGTTGAAATGGTTGAGCACGTCTTAGCCGCTCTAGCTGGATTGCAAATCGACAACTGCGAGATTTGGGTCGACGCGGCAGAAATGCCAGGCTGTGATGGCTCCGCTTTGCCGTTTGTTGAAAGCTTGCAATCGGCAGGAATCGTTGCCCAACCGATGCCGGCACGGCAATTGAATGTCACGGAATCGGTGCGTGTTACCGATGGCGACAGTTGGATCGAGGCTCACCCTTCGGCAGAAGGGGAGTTCAGCATCGAGTTTCAGCTCGACTATCCGCATAACCCACGGATCGGGCGTCAATCAGTTCATAGTGTGGTGACCCCTGAGAGCTTCCAGTACGAATTGGCTCCTTGTCGGACGTTCATTACTGAATCGGATGCGGCTCAGTTAACTTCGCAAGGCATGGGTACACGTGTTCGCACCAGCGATCTGTTGGTTTTCAACGAACATGGACCGATCGACAATCCGCTGCGTTTCGCCAATGAGTGTGCCCGCCACAAGGCACTCGACGTACTGGGAGATCTAGCACTGACGGGTTGCGATATCACAGGAAATATCGTTGCCTACCGTAGTGGTCATCGTTTAAACGCAGCGTTGGCCAAATTGTTGCTTGAGCGTTTTGCTAGCTCGAAGCCCGAGATCAGGATATCAGCCTAG
- the lpxA gene encoding acyl-ACP--UDP-N-acetylglucosamine O-acyltransferase — translation MATSIAANAWVDPRAELDEDVEIGPFCTIGAGAKIGRGTRLLNNVTLMGDVTLGENNVLYPNVVIGAEPQDISYQGGETCVVIGDGNLLREGVTVNRGSEKEDGITRLGNHNFLMGNSHIAHDCKLGSHIIIANGSLLAGHVHVDDYASISGACAVHHFVSIGSYSFIGGLSRALHDVPPYMLCEGIPARPRCINIVALKRNNFSKKAIDSLSAAHRLLYRSKVGLQHAEEILRGNAQNTPEVEKLLAFVAGQQEGKHGRGREVRRAA, via the coding sequence ATGGCAACCAGCATCGCCGCAAACGCGTGGGTCGATCCCCGTGCCGAACTTGACGAGGATGTCGAGATCGGACCGTTCTGCACCATTGGCGCCGGCGCAAAGATTGGCCGCGGCACGCGGCTCTTGAATAACGTGACGCTCATGGGGGATGTAACCCTTGGTGAGAACAACGTCCTCTACCCCAATGTCGTCATCGGGGCAGAGCCACAAGACATCAGCTACCAAGGTGGCGAGACGTGCGTCGTTATAGGCGACGGCAATCTCCTACGTGAAGGAGTGACCGTCAACCGTGGCAGTGAGAAGGAAGACGGAATCACACGGCTTGGGAATCACAACTTTCTGATGGGCAACAGCCACATCGCCCACGATTGCAAGCTCGGCAGCCACATCATTATCGCCAACGGATCGTTGCTGGCAGGTCACGTGCACGTCGACGATTACGCTTCGATCTCCGGAGCATGTGCCGTGCACCACTTCGTAAGCATCGGCAGCTATAGCTTTATCGGCGGACTAAGTCGTGCTTTGCATGATGTTCCGCCCTACATGCTTTGCGAGGGGATTCCTGCCCGTCCGCGTTGCATTAATATCGTCGCTCTCAAGCGGAATAACTTTTCGAAGAAAGCGATTGATAGCCTGAGTGCTGCACATCGATTGCTTTATCGTTCGAAAGTCGGGCTACAACATGCGGAAGAAATCCTCCGCGGCAACGCCCAGAACACGCCAGAAGTTGAGAAGCTACTCGCCTTCGTCGCCGGCCAACAGGAAGGCAAGCACGGTCGAGGCCGGGAAGTGAGGCGAGCTGCGTGA
- a CDS encoding Gfo/Idh/MocA family oxidoreductase gives MTNASKLRLAVVGVGHLGRIHARLAAAMDEVELVAVVDPFESNREASAEETGAKPLADYRDLIGEVDAAVVATPTFTHREVAGDLLRGGIHTLVEKPLALSLEESEELVQLAKQSQLTLQVGHVERFNPGYQAVQERIGDPKFIQATRQSSYTFRSTDVGVVLDLMIHDIDATLALVRSPVTSVEALGIAVLGEHEDMVSARLNFASGAVASLSASRVSYQPQRTMQVFSSRGFGSIDFATRTATVVDPTEGVLRREFNENDYTPEEKKQIHENLFDELLVKESLEVEECNAIAEEIRDFAHSIQTGSTPRVTGADGRDAVAVAAMVLDQVAQHQWDGTEGGRIGPLAMPALPLPIAGSLEPASTDVEDTVVYRKAG, from the coding sequence GTGACGAACGCGTCGAAACTGCGTCTAGCAGTCGTTGGGGTTGGACACCTGGGCCGCATCCATGCGCGTCTCGCCGCTGCAATGGATGAGGTTGAACTGGTGGCCGTCGTTGATCCGTTCGAGTCGAATCGCGAAGCTTCCGCAGAAGAGACTGGTGCAAAGCCGCTGGCCGACTATCGCGATCTAATCGGAGAAGTCGACGCCGCGGTTGTTGCCACGCCGACCTTTACGCATCGCGAAGTCGCCGGTGACTTGCTAAGAGGCGGGATTCATACCCTGGTTGAAAAGCCGTTGGCTCTTTCTCTGGAAGAATCCGAAGAGCTGGTCCAGCTCGCCAAGCAGAGTCAACTGACGCTACAAGTCGGGCATGTCGAGCGGTTTAATCCCGGCTACCAAGCCGTTCAAGAGCGCATCGGGGACCCGAAGTTCATCCAGGCAACACGACAAAGCAGTTACACCTTTCGTTCGACCGATGTTGGTGTGGTTCTCGACTTGATGATTCACGATATCGATGCGACGCTGGCGCTGGTGCGTTCGCCAGTGACGAGCGTTGAAGCGCTCGGTATTGCCGTGCTTGGCGAACACGAAGACATGGTCAGCGCCCGGTTGAACTTTGCCAGCGGAGCCGTCGCCAGCCTGAGCGCATCGCGCGTGAGTTACCAGCCGCAGCGAACGATGCAGGTGTTCTCGTCACGCGGTTTCGGTTCCATCGACTTTGCCACGCGTACCGCAACGGTCGTCGATCCGACCGAAGGCGTTCTGCGACGTGAGTTCAATGAGAACGACTATACGCCGGAAGAGAAGAAGCAGATTCACGAGAACCTTTTCGACGAACTGCTCGTGAAAGAGTCCCTCGAAGTCGAGGAGTGCAACGCCATCGCCGAAGAAATTCGCGACTTCGCCCACTCGATTCAAACGGGCAGCACACCCCGGGTAACCGGTGCCGATGGCCGCGACGCCGTTGCCGTAGCGGCGATGGTTCTCGACCAAGTCGCCCAGCACCAATGGGACGGCACTGAAGGGGGCCGCATCGGCCCGCTCGCCATGCCTGCGTTGCCACTGCCGATTGCCGGGTCGTTGGAGCCGGCCTCGACAGATGTTGAGGATACGGTGGTTTATCGTAAAGCTGGCTAG
- a CDS encoding ABC transporter permease subunit has protein sequence MSNIAIWFTPLWLIATGITAGALVLFLAWLVLRAAKPQAAGSVTRAMGEGILLPLSYFIGGLALIAALATTSMPLKESWQSLQKLGSVSPISKTVTVPAGEEVEVAAAFEADELQSYTITSEEEIVLNTEPDKGYASPLLTVEGETPYIWNTGGLRSRAFEGDVEKFYLVNETKSDSEVTLDFVRDVEMPQVRLILDSAISVIGLVLLYFLIQLLAPQVSVIASATSKETISQPIFLLLLMGGAVLLFAYVWIPYNTFGEDVKMVKTTGMTTIKVLSIIMALWTASVTIADEIEGRTALTVLSKPVGRRQFVLGKFLGIVWPVTLMFIILGIFFVGLVSFKVVYDAREASKGTPIWQDCYREVIQILPGLTLAFFEAVIMAAISVAVSTRLPMIPNLVICGSIYVLGHLAALIVNSSVGDIVYVRFIGQLLAVILPVLDHFEAEGAIALDSVTIPGSYLLYAGLYSALYCAVAMLLALILFEDRDLA, from the coding sequence ATGTCAAATATCGCGATTTGGTTTACTCCGCTCTGGTTGATCGCTACGGGGATCACTGCTGGTGCACTTGTTTTGTTTCTCGCTTGGTTGGTGCTTCGCGCGGCCAAGCCGCAAGCAGCTGGGAGTGTGACGCGGGCGATGGGCGAGGGGATTCTGTTGCCGCTGAGCTACTTTATTGGTGGACTTGCGCTGATTGCTGCTTTGGCAACGACCTCAATGCCGCTGAAAGAATCTTGGCAGTCACTCCAGAAGCTCGGCTCCGTGTCGCCCATTTCCAAGACCGTGACCGTCCCCGCAGGCGAAGAAGTGGAAGTCGCTGCAGCTTTCGAAGCAGATGAGCTCCAGAGTTACACGATCACCAGCGAAGAAGAGATCGTCCTCAACACCGAGCCCGATAAAGGCTACGCTTCACCGTTGCTGACCGTCGAGGGCGAGACTCCTTACATATGGAACACTGGCGGCCTTCGCTCTCGTGCGTTTGAGGGCGATGTCGAGAAGTTCTACTTGGTGAACGAAACAAAATCGGATAGCGAAGTCACTCTCGACTTCGTACGCGACGTCGAGATGCCGCAGGTGCGTCTGATTCTGGACTCAGCAATCTCGGTGATCGGTCTGGTGCTGCTCTATTTCTTGATCCAGTTGCTTGCACCGCAGGTCTCGGTGATTGCTTCGGCCACGAGCAAAGAAACGATCAGCCAGCCGATCTTTCTGCTCCTGCTGATGGGCGGGGCTGTGCTGCTGTTCGCCTACGTTTGGATTCCGTACAACACGTTTGGCGAGGACGTGAAGATGGTCAAAACCACTGGCATGACGACGATCAAGGTCCTCTCGATCATCATGGCCCTCTGGACCGCCAGTGTGACGATCGCCGACGAAATCGAAGGCCGCACGGCACTCACTGTACTCTCTAAACCCGTCGGTCGGCGTCAGTTTGTTCTCGGCAAATTCCTCGGCATCGTTTGGCCCGTCACGTTGATGTTCATTATCCTGGGCATCTTTTTCGTGGGACTTGTTTCGTTCAAAGTGGTCTACGACGCCCGTGAGGCGTCAAAGGGAACACCGATCTGGCAGGATTGCTACCGCGAAGTGATCCAAATCCTCCCCGGCCTAACCCTCGCCTTTTTCGAAGCGGTCATCATGGCCGCCATCAGCGTGGCGGTCTCCACTCGCCTGCCGATGATCCCCAACCTAGTGATCTGCGGATCGATCTACGTGCTTGGCCACTTGGCAGCACTAATCGTAAACTCCAGCGTGGGCGATATCGTCTACGTCCGCTTCATTGGGCAATTGCTCGCGGTGATCCTACCGGTGCTCGATCACTTTGAAGCGGAAGGAGCGATCGCCTTGGACTCCGTGACGATCCCCGGCAGCTATTTGCTCTACGCGGGGCTCTATAGCGCGCTGTACTGCGCCGTGGCGATGCTGCTGGCGCTGATTCTGTTTGAAGATCGGGACTTGGCATAA
- a CDS encoding acylphosphatase, with amino-acid sequence MSSDDAASSEAEPTGPQCAEFQSTDLQCTEVFYTGNVQGVGFRYTVNQIAKRFAVVGYVENLADGRVHLLAEGEPRVLKDFLAAIAERMARNIFDVQQHTASTASQPERLTTFSIRR; translated from the coding sequence ATGTCTTCGGACGATGCAGCTAGCAGTGAAGCGGAACCGACAGGTCCTCAATGCGCTGAGTTCCAGAGCACGGATCTCCAATGCACAGAGGTCTTCTATACCGGCAACGTGCAGGGCGTTGGCTTTCGCTACACGGTCAACCAGATCGCGAAACGATTCGCCGTTGTCGGCTACGTTGAGAACCTTGCTGATGGCAGAGTGCACCTGCTTGCCGAAGGGGAACCGAGAGTACTAAAGGACTTTTTAGCAGCAATTGCCGAGCGGATGGCCAGGAACATATTCGACGTGCAGCAGCATACCGCCAGTACGGCAAGCCAGCCCGAGAGACTCACCACGTTTTCAATCCGCCGCTAG